Genomic window (Culex pipiens pallens isolate TS chromosome 3, TS_CPP_V2, whole genome shotgun sequence):
TTGGCGGAGTTTGAGGTACTTTaatttgctgctgttgttgttgttgctgctgctgctgggtcaTGTCCGTGGTGCAAATTGTTGGCGTCGGTTCCTTCCGCTGCTTTGGATTGACACGTTCTGGCAGCGGTCCGGACGGTGCCTTCCCGTACCGGAATGTGCCCTCAGTTGGTGTTTGATCTTCGGACTTGTCCTGGCCGCCGGACCCGGTTGAGCCAACTAACGTGACGCTGCTCAGGTTCGACGGTGACGAGGGGCCACTCATGGCTGTTTCTGTAATTGGGAGGGAGGTGGAACATTAGACAAATTTTACTAACAGCCAATAACCCGACATGGTGtcaattacaaaatgcattttctcaattccgttctgaaaaaaatctgcgttctgatttaaaaaaaagtatgtgcttagattttgaagatttcaagcTCGCCAATaatgttcaaataaaaattaaatcatttgttGCCTCGACACCATGCCCTCAAAACCAAACGAAAACGTTTCACCGACCAGTTAACGTGTCCGAACTGCTCGACCCGGCCATGGGTTTCGGTATCGCCAGGTACGAGTCATCCTGGGGCTGCGCGTGTATTTGATGTTGGGACTTGCTCTGCAATGACCCCCCACCTCCACCGCCCCCATTTCCTCCTCCACCCCCATCAACCTTCGGCggagactgctgctgctgctgctgctgtttctcTTCCACCGCTGTGTCGTGATGGTGAACTCCGTGGATGATAACCGGTCCAGCTTGTTCGGGTATCCAAGATAGGGTTTCCTGTTCCGAGCCCTGGTGGCTAGCGTATCCCCGTCGGGACCCTCGGAAGCGCAAACCCGCCGAATCACCACTCATCGACCGATCCCGGTCGGCACCCTCCGAGCAGTAACCTgtaattgaagaattttaacaaatttcaacttACGCTGGCCATGTGAAGTCATTTACCTGACACCGAGCTGGCTCCGGACGTTCGCCGGGGCGATGCACGGCCATCCTGGTAGGGAAGTTCCAGGAAGTCCGTCTGGTGGTCACACTCGCAGGCCGGTTCCAGCGGTGGGTTGTAGAACACATTTTTGAGCGCTTGCAGCACCGTCTCCCCGTCGGTAAACACCCGGTAGGTCAGCAGGAAGGTGTTCAAAAAGTCAATCGACAGGAAGCGCAGATCTGTAAGTCGCTGGAGTAGCCGTTCCGGTGTCGCATACCGCACCTGGGGCAGCTTGCACGAGTTCAATGTTCGCGAAAACCGAATGTCCACGTCGTCCTTGAACAGGCGCGGATCGGCTCGCAATGCTTGGTGTCCTGCAAAGATGGATCCTTCAAGAATTCAATCCAAACGTGCCCCAACACCAAAAGTGGGATGAATGTGTGGGAGGTTACATCGAAACATAAAAAGGGAAGAAAcgggaagaaaaaaacaacaacagctTGAGAACAACCAGACAACACGGAGTACACCACGGTTACGGGAATACCTCCGGAGGACCCTCCGATCCCGGGGGACAGCAGCGAGTGCATGTGGATGTTGTCCAAGCACTGCGAAATATCGCTGATCCACGCTTCCTTGTCCTGGATGGTGGGCGCGATCAGGTGGATGCTGTGCCGCGCACCGGATTTGGTTTCCACGAAGATCTTAAAGTCGCGATTGCCGGCGTTGACCGATTCCGATACGCTGAGCGTGCTGCCACGCGTTGATTGCGAACATACCGAAGCGTCCTCGTCCTGCACCTCGCTCGGGTCCTCGATGAGGGTAGCGTCCGCCAGCGGAATCTTACCCACGTCCGGGAGCAGGTGCAGTCGGCCACCGGAAGTTCTGTTGAAAGTAAGGTGTGATACATTGGGGTAAGAAATTGATAAagggcaaaaatataaaataggaCACAGACAGTCAACGTCAATCAATACCAATCTAGTAAAAAAATTGTAGCAAGTtgcaaaattaaagattttttcagcaaaatatggATAAATGCGAAGAGAGCTGAAAATATCGAGTTTTGCCTCTCGTCGCCGtcatgctaacttgtcgtacgtgcattttgggccaaattgagttaggaacgccattttgtgcagttcTTAATgcatcaccttttgaccttcacagatccccaaaattcgatgtcaatcctgagatattcaacgaaatccgaaaaactccgttcattttggtcactttacatatgaaagtagtttcaatcttgtcgtgctatcttgtcactccctgaaaattgatgtaagtgcggcaactggccaaagggatttcaggtcagaacgcgtttgacgcacgtacaagtacAAGGCTAGCGTTAAACATTTACAATCATAActtgggactccagcaacccaCTTCAAccaacttcgggacaatgcacataatggtcaacaaaacaaaacgcgtttgttattgtttacattgcgtgctttcgttgtTGTTTATTCAacgtcaaacattaaaatgcgtttttctcggaacgtcgaaatggcgggtgcgacaagatagcacgacgacgtcgaactcGTGAATACAATagttcgatgcctctgtgctctgttGTTCCAAGCTTGCTGGAATTTCTATCTAatttgtgggtaattctctaccaaatcacacgaaatcgggaaaagttgccccgaccccttttcgatttgcgtgaaactttgtcataatgggtaacttttgtccctgatcacgaatccgaggtccgttttttgatatctcgtgacggaggggcggtacgaccccttccatttatgaacatgcgaaaaaagaggtgtttttcaataatttgcagcctgaaacggtgatgagagagaaatttggtgtcaaaggtacttttatgtaaaattagacgcccgattagatggcgtactcagaattccgaaaaaacgtatttttcatcgaaaaaaacactaaaaaagttttaaaaattctcccattttccgttactcgactgtaaaattttttggaacatgtcattttatggtaaatttaatgtactttttgaatctacattgacccagaagggtcattttttcatttagaacaaaattattcattttaaaatttcttgttttttctaactttgcagggttattttttagagtgtaacaatgttctacaaagttgtagaacagacaattacaaaaaaattgatatatggacataaggggtttgcttatgaacatcacgagttattgcgattttacgaaaaaaagttttgaaaaagttactttttgcgtttctctttgtttcgtcgtccgtgtacgccgcgggtgaccatgaacggccatgatcgatgacgaccaactttttcaaaactttttttcgtaaaatcgcgataactcgtgatgtttataagcaaaccccttatgtctatatatcattttttgtaattgtctgctctacaactttgtaaaacattgttacactctaaaaaataaccctgcaaagttagaaaaacacgaaattttaaaatgaaaaattttgttctaaatgaaaaaatggcccttctgggtcaatgtagattcgaaaagtacattaaatttcccataaaatgacatgttccaaaaatttttacagtagattaacggaaaatgggagaatttttaaaacttttttagtgtttttttcgatgaaaaatacgtttttttcggaattctgagtacgccatcaaatcgggcgtctaattttacataaaagtccctttgacaccaaatttctatctcatcaccgattcaggctgcaatttattgaaaaacacctcttttttcgcatgttcaaaaatggaaggggtcataccgcctctccgtcacgagatatcaaaaaacgcaaatcgaaaaggggtcggggcaactgctgtgtgagttggcggagaattacccttgtaCAAAAGAGAACAAAAACATCGATATCttttagtttcaaaaaacacttcaaattgaatatttttaaatgaaacttttgtttccTCACTAAAATATTTGCCGTCTAGATAAAGTTATTCTTTGCAGCACTAAAatagatgctgaaaagttgatttttgttgcacttgtatcaaaaagtaaaacttttcaacattgttttgctttaaatggttaatttccaaaaattgttcgcgtggtttatggatggtccctaacgataaaataaaaaaaaatcgatgtatTTAAAAGCTAGAATTCTCGAATCGATATTGAAGTAAGCTTCAATCTATTATTTATACGCAAAAAATAACAGTGAGCAATTCAATGAAacattgtagacatgttatcctacgcttataaaGCCATTTTTGAGTATATGGAGcaagtttcactcgataatgacatttgagaagggcgtaagtgttttaattatttttgtaattcggaatttaaatatctcTGTATGTCAAAGCCGTGCATCGTGTCAAAAAGGGTCAAAGaccaacttgtaggaaatttgacgggctttctgaaaaaatatagtgaaagaaaaaaacacgcctcttctatgtttaaaagtcaaatttgagggggagcccaccattttttccgttcaaaatttttgtgaaaatagcctaagattttACCAAAAGACTAACgtaaaatgcaggatggagcaactcacctaaaaaaatacaaaaatcatttactgtaACTGTTTTTTACgtacgtcaaaattttcaaaaaaaaaagaacacgggaatcgattctccagacaattttacataaaaatctccatattgaTCACTGTACTAAGTTCAATCCTTCACCCAGAattgggcatcggcatacgagaggataaagagcacgattcggtagtaaaatgatactgtgtgcggacggagaggataaatcccgaaactaccgagagtactttactcatgggttcatcagggttcatcttcaaaaaaagttcatctataaaaaaagtaccgagactcgaacccaagacacGAGTCCCCCatagaccgttattatgaaaaaaaatttccacccaaaccaatgattggacatggttcctgggaccattctgcacttctgggccgagtttcaaaatatttgccggcagaaatttcgaatacggtcagttttagtgtttcgagtagaaattaaggagaaatcacatgtaaaatgcgtaggaaatgagcaaagtttcaatgtttcaactccaaaacattagtggtcatggttttacattgtattaacatgtagcagaatgatatagaAACGAGttacagcactgacttagccggattaagcctaagtcaagtgacttaggtatataatttacaagtttataccttaatattaaaaaaaactcctacatcaaggaattttaagtcaaggaaaactagattgcacaaaaattacttaaaatgaggtgactttgagcctaggggtgacattgtaccaataaacgcataaagattgctttgataagcttgaattttatgttaatttatttatttgtagaaatttgatgatattgctacgcaaatctgcttgttctgatttaaaattaaattaattaaaataaatttaaaatcttctGGAATCCtcctaatttgaaaataatgctcACATCTTTCAGTTCTGAATCAATACctactgaaatcaaataaaacaatcaaaataatagggaaacaaatttttgttacgTGGCAAGTTTGTGACATGGCAGTTACAATAAAATTGtcctttttgttttaaatcgttCACAAATTTTAACCTTGCGAATGAAATCCGGAGAGTACTCCAGCCACTAGCAAgcccagctctttgaggaaggtggggcaataatatgcacgatttgaaaaatacgtcatttgtggataccccctgaccaaatttagaacaaatttatgtggatggtggggcagttgccccatgttgcctcaccctgtgcacgctagtgactctagctatcatttagctcatatatttttgttgtcctgtgtaatgattatacttagcaaaagtttaatgacacaggattaatatttcaaaccaaccaattattttccaacattgcagttatcgtcataaaataaaataacatttcatacttgaataaaataatgttgatacactcatagttaggattcaataaaacataatattaataatcaagaacgttcactaataatgtattcatcaaaacaaatcctacttctgcccaatgtgaaaacacaataaatcttttaacaagcttggcatatcttatgaaaacatgaaaatagtgcagttaaatatcaaatcaaatcaaattgttcgctttaCAACATTACCAGccaaactggggtgagaggcaaccacgttcAACACTCTAACACCGAAACCGGTATAGTCAAGTATGTACAGGCGatgtaagttttcaatgtgactTGTGTCCTAAACCCTTGGCGGGGTCAAACGGTAAGGCTTACGAAACTAaagctttatctatttttttagtgtttcttagttattgaactttttatgcCAGAGGACAACATAATCTTAGagcaatatttgcaacgattatactttgcaattcaagcttatcgatcttgttgttaagctatctggctattataaaatcgttaaatttagtacaatgtcacccctaggctcaaagtcacctcattttaagtaatttttgtgcaatctagttttccttgacttaaaattcattgatgtaggagttttttttaaatattaaggtataaacttgtaaattatatacctaagtcacttgacttaggcttaatccggctaagtcagtgctgtaaatcgtttttatatcattctgctacatgttaatacaatgtaaaaccatgaccactaatgttttggagttaaaacattgaaaatttgctcatttcctacgcattttacatgtgatttctccttaatttctactcgaaacactaaaactgaccgtattcgaaatttatgccggcaaatattttgaaactcggcccagaggtgcagaatggtcccaggaaccatgtccaaacattggtttgggtggaaattttttttcataataacggtctgtgggggacccgtgcaagaccttcggcatattgaaccgtgcttTTGCGGAATGGGTCACTATCCCATCGTTCCCATGTTCGAActaaacaatcaaaaacaagtcaacaaaaaaaaaatgatttcgtgATTcgcttatccgaagtgaaatttttttgaggccttcggataatcgagtcaggcTGGTGGTTTTGAAGAACAAATACCAAAATTCTCACaaagtacacccaaagttaaagaacgaggggatagtcctcacgaaaagaaacgtgaggaaagtgtcattttgcgagagtatagtcctctcgcgtgttcattcgttcattggaacagttcatcctattgagtggcttatatggacacatGACCGCCACTAAGTCACCGAACCAAGGGGGCCCATActgcaaaggcacggttcaatatgccgaatgtcttgggttcgagtctcggtaccggtatttttttatggatgattttttttttaaagtgaagccatgagtaaagtactctcggtaatttcgggattttttctctcagtccgcacacagtaccgaatcgtgttctttattctctcgtgtgccgatgcccagttctgggtgaatATGACCCCGACCATGTTCTAGAGTGATTTAGACAACCAACaacgatatttgaaaaaaaatgttgtaatccaaaaaaaaaattaaaaacaagcgaaattgcatttaaagcTTCGCTTGGTTGGATATCCATTGTGCGAGAAATGAACTTtctttgttttcgaaaaaacacggtatttcttgaaaatttaagtattttacaaaaacactACTAAAGTTAAAACGCTACTTATAATACATATCAGTGttgcacaaaataaaaatttaatacagcgaaaacgcatacaaaattttacatcgtttgatacccatattcccaattctgaaaattctgtttATAATGCAGGAAATTCCGATAACaatataattttcgaaattaatAAGCTTTCGAACACGGATAAAATGAAAAAGCTCTTGCCCTCACCTGGTGGCGATAATCATGTGGTTCGAAAACAGGAAGCACTGCCGCACAGCGTCGCGCTCGCTTTTGAACGAAGCCAACCGGCTTCGAATCCTTCCTCGTCCTGGTGGAACTTGCACGAGACTTCCTAAAACGAAAGCACTTGCTATAATAAACGCTTCCGTCTACCATAAAAAAAGGCTCGACGCACCTTGTCGCACAAACACTTGGTTCACGTCGAGCAGAATGTCGCACCCCTCGACGATCATGCGCTCTACGGCGAGATTTTTGCGCAGATTTTCCGTCTCCGACACTTCGTCGTGCATTTGGCGCGAAAGGTCCTCCAGCTGTTGGCGCGCGTTCTGCAGACTTTTGCGCTCCACGTGGTCGTGCGGGGTGTGGGCGAGCAGCTCGTGCAGCGTTATGATGTAGCGCGGGATTTGGTGCATCGGATAGGTAAGGAAGGTCTCGAGGCTACGGCCTTGGCAGGTCGGTTTGGCCTCGAGACGTTTCAGCACCGTGGCGAAGTTTGTATTGCTCTTGCACTCGGTCAGCACCTGCAGACTGTAGTGGTGATTGCGGACGTACTCCTGGTAGATGCTCAACATCGGCAGCAGCATGTCGAACAAATCCCCTAGAAATGTAGGTAGAAATTAAAGCTAATTTTATTTGACAAAGGTGGCATGCGATGGAATGAAAAGCTTCTGCGAGGTTGGTTCCGCAAGGACGTTTAGCGCACGAAGAAAGCAGGACGGACAGTGTGTAGTATACAGTGCAGTGATGCCAGCTGTCTTACCAAGTACCAACGTGGGCCACGACTCCAGCCGCGAGGTGAGACCCTTCAGGAAGATCTGATGTAGGAACAGTACCGTTTCCGAGTTCAGGAAGATCGAGTTGACGTCCTCGTGCGAGCACGGTGGACGCTTGGAactggccgccatcttgaacgGCCGAAGAAAGCATGCCACGAGTACCtgagaaacaaaaacacaaagatTAGTTCCAACAACTAAACCCCTCTCCAAACCAATCTCCGCAAAACCTCCAGCTGCTCCAGGTACTCCTCCTCCGCTTCCACCATGCTGAACACCAGGTGGTTCCGCTTGCGCATACTCTCCGCGTGCGGTGACCGGATGTACTCCTCGACGATCTGTTTCCAGCGGCGCCGACAGAGCCACCCCCGGAAGAAGCTCTGCACCTTCTTGATCTTGCGCAGCTCGATCGAGTCGGACACGGACGCGCACAGCCCCGGCAGGGAGGCCGGATCGTCGTGGCTGAGCATCTCGCCGGGCATGCTGAAGCTGCCCCGGCCCACCGGAGTGGCCGAGTAGCTGGAGCGGGTTTCCTTGCGCAGCACGCAGATCTGGAGTAGGAAGATGTAGACATGGGATTCAGAGAAATATATGGTGTAAATTCAAGCAAAGTTGGTGCAGATTTGACGGTGTTGTAAACAAATCCAACAATTGTGGGTTAATTTAAGAGGTCATTAACAATATACCAGTTTTTCcttaatcattatttaaaaaaaaatcttgatgctAACTTgtcatgaaattcaaatttaatataaaGTAACACATTATTTGCAGAACAAAAACattataaattgatttatttcgtGAAACCTAAAATCTCTGCCAAAATTATGTCAATTTGTCTTGCCTCCAGccaagcaaataaaaaattcaaaccatttAAGAAAAAGCAGCTGCTGGAACTCCCAAAAGCAAAGCCTCACAAAGGCAAAAGCTCAACCAGTTCAAGTAGGGTGGAAGAAAGCAAAGCAAAAGAGCTTATGTACAAAAGTCgggggaaaacaaacaaaaacgcaAAAGTAACGCCAGGAACTAAAACAATAATTGACTTCCGCTTTGTCCCACCCCCCACACTTGCTCTCCCTTGCCTTTCGAGCTTTCATCGctccgtgaaaaaaaaaacgaaacatccGGACGACCGGGACGTTGCTACTGCCTAGGAAGCAAAGAAGAAAGGTCCCATAACGTGGGAACCTTCGTCAGGATGTGAGTATATCCGGCTATTTTTACGCTCGCCGAGTGTATCTTCCACAACAAACACCGAGATTCGTTACGGGCCAGGTCCTGTTTGGGTGTCTGTTTCCAGTGAACAGAACCAAGTGAGAAAACAATATCTTTAGGAAGGAGCTCAAGTACTTTCAATCTTCGTCATTTTTGTTCGTATAAAacacctaataaaaataaaacggcTCAATTAATAACATGGTTGAAAACAGAAAATATAAATCCAAGTGTTCAAACAAACATAGAAAATAATCATAtcaacctatgtggttggtgccttccccaCTCCTAACGAAACATGTGTTTCATGAAAGATCCGAACATAATTTccatcaaatttatttcaactttttccaaaaaaaacaagtgcgtatagagttatctacgtgcgcatgtattgcgtgtacgtacacgaaaaagattgaggttaaattttgtccggccagcaaaatcaaatggtgcgctagtgtgtgtacgcgaaacgtcataaagctctattttcatgagtttaaaaaaaagtgtcataaactgagacagagttgccagatctttaaaattttgtattcgtTTGGAAGATCTTTCGATTATCCTCCGACAATAGACTCGGGGTATTTTTTGAGGAACAGCAAGAAAGATTTTTGTTGCATAAGAAAGTTAAGAATTCTTTCATAAACCAATTATTCTACAAAAACAAATATGTCTGCGCCAGTACCGTGAACGAAACACTACAGTAAAACTGAAACTGGTTAGGTTCAAGTTGAAATGCTCatcattttgtttagttttgaatatatttttaagtttttgatataaaatggaatttcttgatgatatttttcgattattttataGATCACATGGTCTATTTGATGCAAAGATGCAAAGATAGTGTTTTGATACCAAATTATGGATTTGTTCAtcagtagggttagtgaatgcTCAAGATTCCGTggacaatttaaaatttgaaatttttccttaaaatccaGTGGTGTTGAtgaattttcttgaaacaattcataaaaaattacatttcacgaatattttacccacagcagggttgccaggtttccagatttttcaagtgtcagccagaataaagattcattcTTCTCTGTACCAGatattgccagatttttccagattcttcactttttgcccattttgaacaacttttgattaaaatgaacgaatttaattggaaataataaaaatagaatggcgtcatccataaagtacgtcacgctctagggggggagggggggttgtcgcaagtgtgacaaagtgtgacaagggggagagggggggtacgtgagactgtgacgtcacgctggaCTATTTATCTAATATTGAACTTTTCTTTAAAGTatagctttaaaaatttaatgtttgataacttttactcataaatcaaacccgattcaaggctttaagaaacagagtttttgataatagatttaatatgcttcaaaaaactgtgatggtgatttttatcactacaacattgaacaaaatttataaaatccaaacgcaacctgtaaaaattaaaaacattctcGAATGAATTccgaatttcaaaatcatcctttttataaatttataaatttcgaaGCTGTGATTTCTGAAGGTTGAATTTTACAGATTTCAGAGGATttcagtggtaaaattacacattttttctgacataaaagatgtaccccttcccagatgtaatattaccatgattttttttttactgtataaaattgtacaaaaaacaagatagtgcggaggggggggggggtccgacaaaacgtgacgtactttctgAAGGGGGGTTagagccagcgtgacaaagtgtgacataggggggagggggggttaattttggccgattttagcgtgacatactttatggatgacgccaatgTGTTTTTCCTAAGGAAAATAttaattgaacacttttgaggACATAAAGTTCAGCCGTCTGAATTcaacaaacttttgaattaatttatatcCTCCCTACTCTTTACCATtctgaatttttggatttactTCTGCCAGatttattaagatttttaatcGATGGTTGGccagatttttcatattttgacctggtaaccctgtctcacagtgccatttttttaaatttcattcgttttcaatgaaaaaaaaaacaaaattgttaaaaaattcaataagaAACGATACTTTGAAAACCTAACTAAAGAAAGAatcagccaaataaaaaaatcgtaatcGTCAATTAGTCACAAAATGAAACGGTTTAGCACAGACAGGTTGATTCTTCTACCAAACAtcagttaaattattttatttaataaattttggctCTTTGTTTGTTAATCTCTATTTTTATCTTAAAAcataaaagatttttatttaaaaaaaggtgcaggtggttatgttctacatgaccaatatgataaagaactttgtacaaaactcaaaaaatcatgctatttttatttatattttttaattctttgcctatttatttaatcctgaataattaattctaattaaattgattcaatcaatggcaccggtagaaccttccctcagggccatggccactctgggtgtggccaatcctgtcaaaatggccattttcatcgacgaaaatgactttatagctgtcggccaccattgctagtaccaaccactagtgtcttcctttttatctacaaggacttcgccgccctgggctcctaagtgtatgaaagtatggcacggagcgacggcgccgaatacccatatttacacaaagaatttt
Coding sequences:
- the LOC120425707 gene encoding ras-specific guanine nucleotide-releasing factor 2-like isoform X3 is translated as MLSPKMQRSVRVNEHQLIMLSDRAQYDHSMHGYLHKRTADNNKWQMRWFVLYQNLLFYYESEQSSRPSGLIFLEGCYCERLVSAPSLSGPPISSGGGQGSKAIKEEKLQHCFTICYRRENQRQYELRASTESECSAWIIAIREASFNKLLLQKEELEQKHVHLLQVVESEKTAKWQYTQQCEELASEIRKLRAEICVLRKETRSSYSATPVGRGSFSMPGEMLSHDDPASLPGLCASVSDSIELRKIKKVQSFFRGWLCRRRWKQIVEEYIRSPHAESMRKRNHLVFSMVEAEEEYLEQLEVLVACFLRPFKMAASSKRPPCSHEDVNSIFLNSETVLFLHQIFLKGLTSRLESWPTLVLGDLFDMLLPMLSIYQEYVRNHHYSLQVLTECKSNTNFATVLKRLEAKPTCQGRSLETFLTYPMHQIPRYIITLHELLAHTPHDHVERKSLQNARQQLEDLSRQMHDEVSETENLRKNLAVERMIVEGCDILLDVNQVFVRQGSLVQVPPGRGRIRSRLASFKSERDAVRQCFLFSNHMIIATRTSGGRLHLLPDVGKIPLADATLIEDPSEVQDEDASVCSQSTRGSTLSVSESVNAGNRDFKIFVETKSGARHSIHLIAPTIQDKEAWISDISQCLDNIHMHSLLSPGIGGSSGGSIFAGHQALRADPRLFKDDVDIRFSRTLNSCKLPQVRYATPERLLQRLTDLRFLSIDFLNTFLLTYRVFTDGETVLQALKNVFYNPPLEPACECDHQTDFLELPYQDGRASPRRTSGASSVSGYCSEGADRDRSMSGDSAGLRFRGSRRGYASHQGSEQETLSWIPEQAGPVIIHGVHHHDTAVEEKQQQQQQQSPPKVDGGGGGNGGGGGGGSLQSKSQHQIHAQPQDDSYLAIPKPMAGSSSSDTLTETAMSGPSSPSNLSSVTLVGSTGSGGQDKSEDQTPTEGTFRYGKAPSGPLPERVNPKQRKEPTPTICTTDMTQQQQQQQQQQQIKVPQTPPTVTTTPCHSPSSPGQQLAAKEQQQQPTVCQNGHDGPKIVTQPYLLSTTTTTTVTITTTTTTTHTAASGTAVTKSISPPHLLPMDRRPSVGHNIAIPHAALCQHRHSLQLNGDGSFYGKGSEKQQQQQQPQISSPRLATRKFSAPKTPERQRKSLFGTPQRERDSSSTRRFSESDDDMATSIFTTPRGSVGGVSLSTLSSRASMQHDHVPHCSSKVGVVITSYRQSQRRSSTSTAAAAFAIATSASSNPRDEPPEVEARNRKESVVSSPATMRVLNVLRHWVSKHFQDFEQDAALRSQTIAFLDDITCSPNLLPTEHRAASQLLRLLCRDDIDSGKHHLDMLLRPPQTPSKESIETLSALEIAEQMTYLDHQIFLAIRSEEFLGQAWMKSDKKSRAEHIILMTKRFNDGSRLVCSEIVSRSNMAARVAAIEKWTAVADICRCLHNFNGVLQICAAFTNAAIYRLKKTWDKVPRTIKSTITKLQAVVCSDGRFRVMREALHRCDPPCIPYLGMYLTDLSFIEEGTPDFTPDRLLNFSKMRMIAHVIREIRHFQQTPYKIDHIPKVTSYLLDTSLLLDDDELYQKSLQIEPRSSRLSAPNTANV